DNA from Sorex araneus isolate mSorAra2 chromosome 6, mSorAra2.pri, whole genome shotgun sequence:
aataataataataataacaacaacaacaacaacaatgagttTAAGTTTGAAACACCTTGGTCCTGGTGACCCCTATCTTAGCAGAGACTCATGCGCCACCGCTAACTGCAACCGTGAACGACTGTGGGGCACAGAGCCCCAGACTGGCGCTGCCTTCGCCCCTACCCTGCTGCCCCTTGCCAGGGTCCCCCAGAGGGCTCGCAGCACACGCACCCCTCATGTAACATCACTGACACTGGGGTGAagcccagggctctgctctgtCCTCAGAGCCCAGGGGAGGGCCACCTGACCCACCAGCAGCCAATCAGCGGGCTCAGTGTGTGGGCGCTCAGCCAATCACGTTATCTCGGGAACCCGGCGGGGGGCCTGTGGATGGGGAAGGGGCGTGGGGACAGAGGCCCCGGGAGGTCTGTGCAGGACCCTGTGGAGAgaagcaggagccctgggctggagcagggggagccacagagacggggagagacggggagagccGAGAAAACGGGCGGATCCTGCGGGGGCCACAGGAGCAGCGGGCACTGGGGCCGCATGGACACACAGGCCCTGGGTCCTGTTCCTGCCCATCGGGATGAGCTGTCCCTGAGCGTCTGTGGAAGGACCCGCGTCCTGCAGGAGAAAGACGGACACAGACGCAGACACCGGAGTGCAGCCCTTTATTAAAGCTCCGTGTGCGGGGACCAGCGAGAGACAGTGCGGGGCGGTCATTGCTCGGTGGGGACGTTCCCGCTGCGCCGGACAGTGGCCCGAGCTTGAGTCGGCTGAGAGTCCcctgaggagagagagcaggtctCCTTGCCACATGGACACGAGTCTCACCCGGGCCACACCCCTAGCccaactccagcccctccccccagaggcGGCCCCATCCCTGCTGCCTGGGGCTCCCTAGGAACTTTGGTGCTAACACACTGGGGTCCAGATGGGCTGCAGGGCCCCCCACCTGCACTGCCTGAAATGAGCCCCAGGGGTCCATCAGGGTGACCGAGAGGCCAGACCCAACCCCCTTGGCTAGGCTGGCCGTCGGGGTTGGAGGTTCTTACCTCTTTCCGTTTCCTGCACAGTACTCCGTACAGCAGTGATGTTTCTCACACCGACTCTATCCGCAAAAGACTGAAGGGGATACTCCGCCTGCAGCAGGAGAAGAGGCTCACTGGCGAGGGGCTCCGGCCACCACGCGCACACCCGCGGCTGCCACCCAGGAGGGACCAGCTGCCTCGTGTCCTTTGCAGCAGAACCCCGGGGGGGAAAGAGAGGCCGGAGGGGCTCCAGAGGGGGCAGGAGCCTCGAGAGAAGGAGGCGCTGCCCAGCGGGGAGCAGCAGTGGGAGAGGAGCTGTGGGTGTCCGCTGGGGACACTCGGGAGGGACACACGGGCCTGGGGCTTGTAGAGGCGGAGGAAGCCgacagggggcgctgtgggagTGCCCGGAAGTCTCGGTCGGGGCTGGCCAATCCGGAGCCGGGGAGCAAGGGGGATGCTGAGGCACCGGAAACAATCCTATCCCGGTGCTCAGCTCCCTGCAGCCCCAGCGGGCGCTCAGGCTCATCTGCTGAACGAGGACCGGGAATGTTTGTTCCTCTAGACATGAAGCTTTCACTGCAGTTATCCCCCGGGTGTCACCAGAAGGGGATTCTGGAGTAGGAAGTGGATCCTGGCGGGAGTGGAGACCCGTCATGGTGCAGGGGGGACAGAGGATGTTCCCTGGGGTGGACACACTCAGCAGAGCACCTGTCACCATAAGGATGCCCCCTGTCCTCTCAGTAGAAATGGGGGCCTTGAACACACGACGTCAGCAGTGTCTGCAGAAGCTGTTTGTCCCGGCTGCCCAGCAACGCTCTTCATAAATTCCAGTGCCCCCTAAATCGCTCAGTGAAGGGCCCGGTGATGCCCGACTCAAGGGGTGCACTCAGGACATCAGGGACAGAGAAATAACATCCAAACAGGAAACAAAGAGTATTGCAAAGGCAAACACGATGTCTGTGGCCTTGGAAGTTTGAGTCAGGGGAGAGAAGAATCCAACCACCCTCCGTGGGAAGAGGAAGTGGTTCAGGGGTGAAGGCAGCTCCTTTGCAAGGGTGAGGCCGGATGTGCTCCAGGGCCACAACTAAAGTGTTGTCAtcgtgtgtgtgtggttgtgtgtgttctgtgtgcacatgcatgtgctcaTAGCAGTTCCTCAGACGCACGTAAAGAAgatgtcaaggggctggagagatagcacagcgggtagggcgtttgccttgcacgcggccgacccgggtttgaatcccagcatcccatatggtcccctgagcacggccaggggtaattcctgagtgcagagccaggagtaacccctgtgcatcgccaggtgtgacccaaaaaagcaaaaaaaaaaaaaaaagaggatgtcAACTCACAGTTCACCAAGTTTCCCAGAGACAAAACCCAGTCGGGGGACAGCACTACACTGTCACCTCGGCACCCAGATACCTAGAACAGTCTCAGCGACTGCCTGGGCTCCATCCTTGGCTCCTCATTCCCAAAGGTGTGGGTTCCCCTCACCCCCGAACCTTCTCTCCATGATCTTCTCCTCCTTACACTAGAGCGCTGTGCCCATCTAGGAGGGGGGTATCCAGTCGGGGTCTTTGATCAGGATCGGAagaccagcagggaggaccaACGGGCAGCAGAGGACCTGTCCTCTCAGACAGGATCCACCTCCAAGGGCCCCCTCAGACTCTCAGCCCCTGGTGATGGCCACTGGGAGTCGGACCTTCCCAGGGAATGACAAGTTGATTTAGGTCAACACTGTCAGCTTTTCGCGAAGAGACAAGGAGGCTGATCTGACCCTGGGGGACAATAGCACCCAGAGGACTGAGACACTGACCAGCAGACACTGAGCCTGAGCGCAAGGCAAGGGGATGCCCGAGCTGTGGGCAGTgcctgtggcccaaaccacctccTCTGCACTGCCTTCAGCTCCTCTATTTTTTCTCTCCTGTCCACACCTAGtattgctctgcctgcccctgaggtgcccaggctgcagcccagggtctccctcatgcgaggcatgtgctctgccccttgAACCACATcccggcccctcctctgccctaTTCTCACAGCCCATGATTCCTGGGCTCTAGGATCCGTGTCAAGAGTCTGGCTTACTCCAAGAACAAAACGCACcttcactgcatggtctcctatCCCTGACCCCTACAGGGCAATCAGACTTGTGTGGCTGATGCCCTGGGGTCACATCCCACCCTCCATGCAGGCAGTAGGCTGCGTAAACAGATAGCTGAGCACTGTGGGCCTCGgttttttcatctgtgaaatgggtgttAGAACCTGGTTCTCGCCAGTGATGGGTAGAGCTCATCTTCATCTACAGAGTCCGAGCTGGTGTCCCTTCACCTTCCACCCTGACACTGACTTCGGAAGGGGCACACTGGCTCTCTGTTTGTCCAGTCAATCACCCTCGGTAAGCACAGTCAGTGGGGACAGTGCTGGGtatggggacacacctggccagAGCGGGCAATTCTGTAGCGCATATCTGTGGCGAAGTGCTCGCAGTTCTCATGGATGAGGTTGTAGTGCCACTCCTGCCCCACTCTTGCCAAGGCTCTTCGGACGATCTCCTCAACAGGCCGTGCCCCGATCTCTTCATCGTATTTGTTATTGACCTTGTACCGGCGTCCCGCAGTCACCTCAGACAGCAGGTCCTTCTTCACCACAGCGCGGGAACTCAAGCCCAACACAGACCCGGATAAAATCACTCCTGAACGCCCACCATCTGTGGGGTCACAAGAGAGGACTCAGTGGTCAACCCTGCACAACCCCAGGGGACCCTCCTTCCTCAAATAAGTCACCCCATGGCCCCCGTCCCCAGGGAGGGGATGAACCCAGAAGGGTTGACATCCCCCGGCTCCGACCCACAAGGGGGACCACTGGGCCTGAGCCTCTGGTAAAGCTCTGGAGTCCCCGGACTCTCTTCCCCTCATTAAAGAAAGGGGACAGAGGGACGCTGGGAGGAACCCTGTCTCCCACACGGCCATgccctcctccctgacccaggtcCTTGCTCACTGCTGGTTCTGAAGCAGAGACCGGGCGTTCTTTAATGCCCCAACAGGATGTTGCTGGAACTGCAAATGAAAGTGGGTGACAGGGACACAGCCACCTCAGCCTGTCCTCTACAGAGACCCCGTCCTCACCAACGTCAGTCACATGGACCACGTAACCATCTCCCACATACACGGCCCAGTGCTTGTAAACACCGCAGGAAATCTCAATCAGATCTCCAGGATGGGGCTCAGGACCTTCTCTgttctgcaaaagaaaaacagagacagaaagaggtgaGTGCTTGAcagagaaggttccagaacatTCTACAACCACCACACCTGTAAGGAGCCCAGCCAGGCCACAGAAGCCCGATATTCCCCCTGCAGGAAATGAAGAAGAGGGGGCTCCCTTCACCAAGAGAGTAGACCCCCTTTCCTGGGGTTGCTGGGCTAGGAATGAGTGTTTGGGAACAGAGGTGACAGGGTCCCCAGAGGAGCCATGAGAGGGGCTCACAGGGAGAAGTGCACAGTGCTCTCCCAGGCCATCGTCCCCCTATCTACTGGTCCTGGGGTGACCTAGTGTTCCGAGACCCAGGccagcctggggacactgagTTCATCCCCTGCCCACGTGGGCCTCACTCCCGGGAGTCAGAGCTGCCCCCACagaggaggggactcagggtcaggaagggcaggagcctgTCAGCCCCTTCCCCGGGAGAGACACTGAGACTGTATCTGAGTGTTTCCCCCGTGCAACCCGAGACCCCCACAGCCATAGGGGTCAGCCCGGGGCAGCTGCAATCTGGGTCCAGGCAAGAGGCCAATGGGGGAtccagggggagctggagagcttggggggctgtgcccctgtGGAGTGGCATGAGCTGGAGACTGTGTCCTGGTCCCTGCAGAATGGGGGCCCTGCAGAATGGGGGCCCTTCACAGGAGTCTCTGGGGTTGCCCTGGGTCTGGCCACACCTGCTGCCGCTGCCTCAGCTGAGCGGGATGCACTGAGCCGGGGCTGCGCTGCCCACTGAGATCTTGGGGCGAAACAGTACGACAAGGCTTTGACCCGGGGTCAGAGTCACCAGGGGGGAGGCAGAATGACAGAGTGAGCACCCGACCACTGAGCTAAGATTAGCCCCATTTGCTGATTTTAACATAAGGGTCTCTGGAGTCTTACCGAGGACGGACTCTCCGCCATGAGGCGCACTGCCTGTGGTTCAGCCTTCGTTGCACTGCAGAGTCTTATTCTCCCTCAGCCGTGCCCAGGTGCACCTGTGTCATAAATGATGGGCATCAAAGTTCACACCTAAACTGCCGTGTCCCCTGCAGGCCGGGTCGTGCCTGGTCGGTGCAGAGAGTCAGGGGTTAAGCAGAGGGGACGTCGGGGTTCAAGCTCAGAGTCTAAAGTGGCGGGGGGGTGAGTCATTTCTGTGTAAAACCCCGAGAGGGATAGAAGGGCTCAGGCAAGGTAGGTGCATGGGGGGCACGGAGGGCAGCAGacggggagggagcaggaggcccagacccCGCAGAAACCTGCCCGGCCTGAGCAGAGACACAGCACTCCTAGGGCCAGTGGGACAGAGCCCCACGCCCCACCCTCACAGACACGCGCCCCGggacccccatcccagccccgtCACAGGCTTGAGCCCGGGCTCCGGAGCAGGGTTGCAGCAGGGAAACGGCTGATTCCAGAGCCCGTGATGGAGCAGAGATCCAAGACCTCCTCCCTCAGGCTGGGACTGGGGGTcctccggggcgggggagggaggaaacagaAGGAGAAGCGGGAGAGGGCGGGACAGGGTGCTGAGGGGAGAGGCTGGGACAGAGGgctgaggggggagggtgggaaaggtccTGGAGGGGGCAGCAGTTGTACCCCGGGGGCTGCAGGTGACAAGGCGCTTTGATGAAGCCACTGGCCGTCCTGTCGCTATGATGCACAGCCGACCCCAGGTGACCCTTCACCATGAGATGAGGCCGCTGTCCTGCCTCTGAGTTATCGGTGACCCTGGGTCTAAACAGCGCACTCTGTGTTTCACTTTCACAAAAACTTCACTTCCTCTCTGACCCTTCCAGGCACATAAACATCATAAATTCCACATCAAGCGGTTCCTGTCAAAGCTGCCACTTCTTTGTCCAATAGGGGCAAGCCACGCTCTACGGGCACCTGGACGctgaaaggagccagagagaggagaCATCGGACAGCGGGGCCTGAGTGGGAGATGTGGTGCTACTCGAGGTCAGGGCAGAGGCCAAAGTCACCCCGTCTGGGGGCTGGACTCAGTCCAGAGGGGACAGCACTTGACTCagatgtggccgacccagttccACCCGGGCACTgtctaaggtcccctgagcacgcccaggagggacccctgagtccagagcaggaggggcccaacctccatccctctaccaaatgtgcagggagaggaggggagggagagaaggggcagacaggagggagggagggagggagggagggagggagggagggagggagggagggagggagggagggagggagggagggagggagggagggagaggagggtctGGGCATGGGGTGAGGTGCTGCAAGGAAACCCACACTCAGCCCCCAAACTGCCCGCCCTGAGCAGGACAAACCTCCAAGGTCAGGACCGAAGTCTGGACGCGGCCCACAAACACTTTCCCCATCCCGCACCCATGGACGGTCCCAGCCACCGGCAGGCCTATACCCAGGGGCAGTTGCTGCCAGTTAAGAGGTTTATCCAGGTACCAATAGTGTGGAAAGACCCCCCCAAAGCATCTTGGTCTCAGGGGGACTTGTGGTTATCGGGTTGGGAAGACGAAGCGGCAAAGGCAGacatgggaggtgggggagggcgggagccaCGAACTCAGATTCAGGACGCAGGTCACGACgacgacaatgatgatgatgatgatgatgatgatgatgatgatgatgatgatgatgatgatgatgatgatggcggtTTGAGAAATCCCAGGCCCGGCCTGCCCTTATGAAGCACAGCTGACCTCAGTGCAGTGCTGCCCCTCAACCCAAGGCCATCGGGAGGGACACCCGTGCTTGGTTCTTTCCATCGGGAAAGGGCACCTGTTGCTCCTAAGCGCACAGGCCATGGGGATGTTTCTTAGCCCTGGTTTAGGGCTGAGCCGAGGGTGAAGGTATGAAAGGAGTGACAGCTCTGTGGGGATGGATGGGGTCTCTGGTGCCTGTGTAGGGGCACCCCACACAGGAGGAGAGCCGCCTGCTGCCCCGGAAGTCAGGAGAGcccaggcccctcaccccctctggCCCAAcccccagagacacacacccgGCCCCAGTGGAAACCCAACTCAGTCCTGCCTGGTGTGGAGGGAGATGTAGGCCCAGCTGACTCGCCACCAGCCCCAAGTCTCTCTCCTCTGACACCCCCACCAGAGAGCCCCCCACAGCAGAGACCCCTTCACAGATGTCCCACCCTACAGCTGTCACAGCTGCCAGGGACCTGCCCCTGGTGATCAGGCTGAGGCAGGGTCTCCTGGAGGGTTAAGACAGTGAGATGGAAATAAGagacagagcagggtgggggcgaTGGCCTTGGACGGTTCCGACTGCCTCTCACTCTCCACATGCAGAGCTTCAAACAGTGCTTATTAGGTACAGGGCTGAGTCCTCCAGGGAATCGCTCGTCCCTCCTAGTCATGTTCCAAGAGCAACTGCCCCGGTCTGCCTTTGCCCTCATCTAATCTCTCCTCAACCAGAAAAGGACCCGCCCTGCCGCCGTGACAAGAgcgtcctcccccccacccccccagtgacCGGCATCTAAACTGGGGGAGACCCGGTAGGTCCCAGCATCAGGCCTTTGGTTGGAAATGTCTGAAATTATTCCAGACCAGGCAGTGTGGGGAAACAATAAGAAACACACAACGGGGAACAAGAAACACAAAGGACAGTGACAAGAACAGAAAACCCAAAGGGTAAACTCAGAACTGCTGAGAGATGGAATCCATCTGGGATATCGCAGTGAGCGGGTCCTAGAGCCCCCTGAAGTCCCTTCACCCCCTCCAGGGGACGCGGAAGTGCTGACCCCAAACAGCCCGGTTTAGAGCCTGTTCctgagcaggagcagagcagctgaGGGGGGACCCCAGGGTGTAGGAAGCAAGAAGGAGGCACAGTTTTGTGGGGGGGCCAGGGCCGCTCTCCTGACTGTACCCCTTGGATCATCTTTCTGGGACCCTCCCAGTGTGGAGGGGGGGTCCTCCCTGAGCCGCCATCCTGCTCCGCCCAGGCCAAGCAGCTCTGGCACCGTCACTCCTAGGAacgtccccacagtccccactagCTGAACTGCCAGATGGGGGCCGGGTGTCTGTGGGGTCTCAGGCAGTGCCCCTGGCCCAGGATGTGGTGCCGTGCAGACCCTGAGGTTGCAGGGACGATGGTGTCTGAGGCCCTAAGGCCACCCCAGAGCTGCTCTGATGCCTATGAGACACGGCTGGAGCCACGGCCAACCCACTGgtgaccctgcacacagccgcGCCTCACCTGGACACTCTCTTCCGCCAGTCTAACGGCACAGTTTCCTGGACACTTACCGCTGTCCTGCCTCCGAGTCACCTGCTGCTCCGGGTCCCGCGTCTAAGTGCAGCGCACTCTGTTTCACTTTCACAAAAGTTTCACTTTCTCTTTGACCCTCCCAGGCATGTGAACATTTTAAATTCTGCATCAAGGGGTTCCTGTCAAAGCTGCCATTTCTTTGTCCAATAGAGGCAAGCCACACTCTACGGGCACCTGGACgctgaaatgagccagagagaggagACATGGGACAGCGGGTCCTGAGTGGAAGATGTGGTGGTGGTCGAGGTCAGGGCAGAGGCTAGAGTCACCCCGTCTGGGGGCTGGACACAGTCCAGGGGGGACAGCACTTGACTCagatgtggccgacccagttccacccaggcactgtctatggtcccctgggcaccactaggagggacccctgagcccaaAGCAGGAGAGCCCCAGCCCCGATCCCTCTACCCAatgtgcagggagaggaagggagggagagaaggggcaggcaggagggagggagggagggaggggacagtgtgggcaggggggaggtgctTCAAGGAGCCCCACACTCAGCCCCCAAATGCCCGCCCTGAGCAGGACAAACCTCACAGGTCAGGGCCGATGTCTAGACAAGGCCTAGAGACACGTTCCCCATCCGACATCCCAGGACGGTCCCTGCCACCTGCAGGCTTATACCCAGGGGCAGTTACTGCCAGATAAGAGGTTTATCCTGGTGCCAGCAGCCTGCGAAGACCCCCCCGAAGCATCTTGGTCTTGGGATGGCTTGTGGTTATCGGGTTGGGGTGAAGAAGCAGCAAAGgcagaatggggggtgggggaggggtgggaactCACCCGGGAACTCAGATGCAGGACGCAGGtcacgacgatgatgatgatgatgataatgatgatgatgatgatgatgatgatgatgatgatgatgatgatgatgatgatgatggcggtTTGAGAAATCGCTGGTCCGGCCTGTCATGTGTGAAGCTCAGctgacccctgtgcagtgcttcCCCTCAGGCCATCAGGAGGGACACTCATACTTATTTCTTTCCATCAGGGACGGGCACCTGTTGCCCCTAAGCCCACAAGCCATGGGGACATTTCTTAGCCCTGGGGAAGGCTGAGCCGAGGGGGAAGGGGCGAAAGGAGAGACTGTCGGGAGTAGGAGGGCGTTCCTGGCCCCCGTGTACTTGCACCCACACTGGACCCAGAGTCACCTGCTACTTCGGAAGTCAGGCAGGAAGGCAGCACGTGTGAGAGGGGAGCATGTGGtgcggggggcaggagagggaggagctGAAGGTTCATGGGCTACGTGCAGTTACGGGGGAGCCATGGTACGAGGTGTCTAACTCTCTATGCAGACACAGAACCATCCGTTTCTCGACTGCACACAGTGACAGCATCCCACGTATCCAGTCCGGGCGCCAATCTATTCGGTTAGAAATGGTGACTCtggtcaagaactgagtgttgagagtaggtaaagggatacacatgataacctttcaatgtctgtattgcaaacagtaATGCtctgagggagaagggagggagggagggagggaggaagggaaggagggagggagggagggagggagggagggaggaaaggagggagggagggaggaagggagtgagggagtgagagagggagggagggagggagggagggagggagggagggagggagggagggagagagcgaagtgcctaccacagaggcaggctgtggagtaggggggtggcgggagggaaactgaggacatgtacactggtgaagggacgggtgttggaacaatatgagagagaaagagagaaagaaaagaagaaagaaagcagggcctggagagctaaaaataaaaaataaaaataaaataattctacagagtcaagaaacaaaacaaaaaaagaaaacaaggaagaaaggaaggaccaTGATCAATCTTTAActttctatctcacagtgattgacttaaaaatattgttttaatcatCAATCCATAACAATTTTCAGGGAGCATCAGGCCCCCTGACGTCAGTCTGTCGCCGTTATCGGGGTGGCCGTGCGTCAGGGCTGGGCAGCGTTCTCACAGGCTGACCAGTCCAGCGGGCTCAGGGCTGTGTCAGCGGGAACTCCAGCAGCTCTGGGCCGAGGATTCAGCAGCTGGACCATCCAGGAGGCCAAAGACTATGGGCCCAGCAGCAATCCGGCAGGGCAGACCCCCTCACACCGCGCCTGCGGCCAGCTCGGACCCCAGACCCGGCCTGGCCCAGCCACATCAGGAGACACCTGCTCCGAGTCACCGTAGGCGGCCccagggggctgaggggctgagcagAGCCCGTCTCAGGGCAGAGAGAGCGTCACGTTCCCGCACTGCAGAGACAGGCAACACCCCGGCTGAGCACCATTCAGGCAAGTGAAGCGGGAAGGAGCAACACCGGCCCTGAGCACTCAGCCCAGGATGAAGGGAGCTGAATGGGGTGCGAATGATGACctgcctggggaggtgggggacggTCTCTGGGGGACACCGCCCTGACCtgcctgggtgggggcggggtgggtctCATCTCCAGGGGTCTGTGCTCCAGGGGTGAGTGTAAACAGTGCTTTGAGGTCTGGGGGCCCCTCTCAGCACCTGACGTGTCTTTCACCAACCTCCCtccacaccctcctcctcctcccctggtcCCTCCAGAATCGCCTCCTCTGGCCCTGAGGCCGCGCCTGGCCTCTAGTTCCCCAACCCAGAACATCTGTCTCTCCCTCATGGGACACCAGCTCCCGAGTCCCTCCTGCCGGTGACATCCTGATGAGGCTCTGTGAAGGTAGGGGCAGGACCCCCCACaccctctttctcctctgctcCACCCCAAAGGGGCCAACAGGCCAGCACCCACCCGCACCTGAAACCACAGGGAACATTCTTCTCTGACACTGTGTCCCCAAGGCCATGAAGCCACAGTGACAGAGGCTGGGGGCTGATGGGAGATGAACTTGGCCCCTGCCCGAATAACAGACTGGAGGAGAcgggcaggtgggcaggaggtgagagagagaacgGGGAAAACAGACACGTGAACGCAGGAGATCAAGATCCCGGCTTGCCTCGGAGGTCACTCCGTGAGCCACCCAGAGGGAACCTGGCCCTTGTGAGCGAATCTCAGGACTGTCCCTGGCTCAGAGATGGAGAAGGACAGAGCCACCCGCGGGTCCTCGGAAGGGAAGGGCCCAGCTGGTGCGCCCTGGGTCCAGGCCTGAGCCCTGATGGCAGTGTCTGTGGAGGGTAAGgctggggggggtgcgggggagggtcCCACTCTCTGCAAACGTCATTAAGATCtggaccacccccaccctgcacggTGAGGCTGCACATCTCTGGGTGGGAGCAGGGAGAAGCCTGCACCTGCCCCAGGGCCCTTG
Protein-coding regions in this window:
- the LOC129405751 gene encoding phospholipase A and acyltransferase 3-like; translation: MAESPSSNREGPEPHPGDLIEISCGVYKHWAVYVGDGYVVHVTDVDGGRSGVILSGSVLGLSSRAVVKKDLLSEVTAGRRYKVNNKYDEEIGARPVEEIVRRALARVGQEWHYNLIHENCEHFATDMRYRIARSGQAEYPLQSFADRVGVRNITAVRSTVQETERGDSQPTQARATVRRSGNVPTEQ